The Ziziphus jujuba cultivar Dongzao chromosome 12, ASM3175591v1 sequence TCAAAATTGTGACGAGAGAAACTTGCTAAGGCAAAATTGTATTGCATCACTTCTTACGCAAGTACAAGAAACCAACTACCACAGAGATGCCAACAATGGCAACAGGGACAGCCCAGTATTGCTTTGTCAAGTCTGCAACTTTCTTAGAATAACCTTCTTTCTTGGATGTAATTTCAAGTTCCGGAATGGGAGTGGTGTCAAGCTCACCGATGCAAAACTTCTCCATGAGCTCCCTTGCACTTTT is a genomic window containing:
- the LOC125418798 gene encoding cytochrome b5: MPTLTKLYTIQEASQHNSKDDCWVVIDGKVYDVSSYLDEHPGGDDVFFDVRGKDAIEEFEDAGHSKSARELMEKFCIGELDTTPIPELEITSKKEGYSKKVADLTKQYWAVPVAIVGISVVVGFLYLRKK